One genomic window of Flexivirga oryzae includes the following:
- a CDS encoding response regulator, with protein sequence MRVVIGEDHALLRDGLERILRAHDVEVVATADNAPSLVKALREHAPDIAIVDVRMPPTLTDEGLRVAIEARRERPAFPVLVLSQYVENLYARELLEDGAGGVGYLLKDRVSDVGAFVQAVHQVADGGTVLDPEVVRHLIARRPQGSRMDRLTDREREVLGLMAEGCSNAAIAASLFVTEKAISKHTNAIFSKLDLPVSADDNRRVLAVLAYLND encoded by the coding sequence GTGCGGGTAGTGATCGGCGAGGACCACGCGCTGCTGCGCGACGGGCTGGAGCGCATCCTGCGGGCGCACGACGTCGAGGTCGTCGCAACCGCGGACAACGCGCCGAGCCTGGTCAAGGCGCTGCGTGAGCATGCCCCGGACATCGCGATCGTCGACGTGCGGATGCCGCCAACCCTCACCGACGAGGGACTTCGCGTCGCCATCGAGGCGCGTCGTGAGCGTCCCGCGTTCCCTGTCCTGGTGTTGTCACAGTATGTCGAGAACCTTTACGCCCGAGAGCTGCTCGAGGATGGCGCGGGCGGCGTCGGCTACCTCCTCAAGGACCGGGTGTCCGACGTCGGCGCCTTCGTCCAGGCAGTGCATCAGGTGGCGGACGGGGGCACCGTGCTCGACCCCGAGGTCGTCCGGCACCTCATCGCGCGACGACCACAGGGCAGTCGGATGGACCGGCTGACCGACCGCGAGCGGGAGGTGCTCGGGCTGATGGCCGAGGGCTGCTCCAATGCGGCGATCGCGGCGAGTCTCTTCGTCACGGAGAAGGCGATCAGTAAGCACACGAATGCGATCTTCAGCAAGCTCGACCTGCCGGTGTCGGCGGACGACAACCGGCGGGTGCTGGCAGTATTGGCATATCTCAACGATTGA